From the Deinococcus radiophilus genome, one window contains:
- a CDS encoding response regulator transcription factor → MTLVIADDHPLFRMGLKYALMHQGFEVVAEAQDGNEALEACRSLRPTAALLDVKMPGLTGIEVCERLSRDCPEVISILITTFSEPAIIQAAREAGARGYLSKETDPPALAAQLQAIITDPTQDRLPRVDVPRLTPRESQVLPLLAQGLSNKEIARELGLSPDTVKDHLARMYGKLDACDRTEAVSRARTIGLLE, encoded by the coding sequence ATGACCCTGGTGATCGCGGACGATCATCCCCTGTTCCGGATGGGCCTGAAATATGCGCTGATGCACCAGGGCTTTGAGGTGGTCGCCGAAGCCCAGGACGGCAACGAGGCCCTGGAAGCGTGCCGCAGTTTGCGCCCCACCGCGGCCCTGCTGGACGTCAAGATGCCGGGGCTGACCGGGATTGAGGTCTGTGAGCGGCTGAGTCGTGATTGCCCGGAGGTCATCAGTATCCTGATTACCACGTTCTCTGAGCCCGCCATTATTCAGGCGGCGCGGGAAGCGGGAGCGCGGGGTTATCTGTCCAAGGAAACCGACCCACCCGCGTTGGCCGCGCAGTTACAGGCCATCATCACCGATCCGACCCAGGACCGGTTGCCCAGGGTAGACGTCCCGCGTCTGACCCCCCGCGAGAGTCAGGTCTTGCCGCTGCTGGCACAAGGACTGAGTAACAAGGAGATTGCCCGCGAGCTGGGCCTCAGTCCCGACACGGTCAAAGACCACCTGGCACGGATGTACGGCAAGCTGGATGCCTGTGACCGGACCGAAGCGGTGAGCCGGGCGCGAACCATAGGCCTCTTAGAATAG
- a CDS encoding sensor histidine kinase: MSAEYTAPEANRPVLVVGAAEAWVTELRRVMPEQAMLPVLSAEALLRLPDGLRPSAAVIVSGTVSDRWPDVLPVLRRHAGLESTRWLALTPPERWPALLAAGADVTLPLASPLSMLAQQIQALVRLSEEQEGLRFQLQQVESALEGWEREERVRDQLVHMLVHDLKNPITAILGLLEVVADDPRLPDDAKDLLEVARDETSHLLHLSLNMLDVRKIQAGKMHLKREQMTAAQLEQTVQQAMGDVGAGLSDRQLTVNIVPMPPLSADPTMLRRVLANLLSNALKHTTQRGLIGVQTEVMGQELLLRVSDNGEGIPAEDIPRLFAAFEQSRLTLHGRFDTGMGLAFCKLAAEEHGGRIWVDSVRGEGSTFTLALPLGQQSQADDDVELLF, from the coding sequence TTGTCCGCTGAATACACTGCTCCTGAGGCCAACCGCCCGGTGCTGGTGGTCGGTGCCGCCGAAGCCTGGGTCACGGAACTGCGCCGGGTTATGCCGGAACAGGCCATGTTGCCAGTGCTGTCGGCTGAAGCGCTGCTGCGCCTGCCGGATGGGCTGCGGCCTTCAGCTGCAGTGATTGTCTCCGGAACGGTCTCCGACCGCTGGCCCGACGTATTGCCGGTGCTGCGCCGCCACGCTGGACTGGAATCCACCCGCTGGCTGGCGTTGACCCCACCGGAACGCTGGCCTGCACTGCTTGCAGCCGGAGCAGATGTGACGTTGCCGCTCGCTTCGCCACTTTCTATGCTGGCGCAGCAGATTCAAGCCCTCGTCCGGCTGTCCGAGGAGCAGGAGGGCCTACGCTTTCAGCTGCAGCAGGTCGAATCGGCACTTGAAGGCTGGGAGCGGGAAGAGCGGGTGCGCGACCAGCTGGTACACATGCTGGTCCACGACCTGAAAAACCCGATCACCGCAATTCTGGGCCTACTGGAAGTGGTGGCCGATGACCCGCGCCTGCCTGATGACGCCAAAGACCTGCTGGAAGTGGCCCGTGACGAAACCAGCCACCTGCTGCACCTGTCGCTGAACATGCTGGATGTGCGCAAGATTCAGGCGGGCAAGATGCATCTTAAGCGCGAGCAGATGACGGCGGCCCAGTTGGAGCAGACCGTCCAGCAGGCCATGGGTGACGTGGGTGCAGGGCTGAGTGACCGTCAGCTGACCGTCAACATCGTGCCGATGCCTCCGCTCAGCGCTGACCCCACCATGCTGCGCCGGGTGCTGGCCAATCTACTGAGCAATGCCCTCAAGCACACCACCCAGCGGGGCCTGATCGGGGTACAAACGGAGGTTATGGGGCAGGAGTTGCTGCTGCGGGTTTCCGACAACGGCGAGGGCATCCCCGCCGAAGACATCCCCAGATTATTCGCGGCCTTTGAGCAGTCACGCCTAACGCTGCATGGGCGTTTTGACACCGGCATGGGCCTGGCCTTTTGCAAACTGGCCGCCGAGGAGCACGGGGGCCGCATCTGGGTGGACTCGGTGCGGGGCGAGGGATCTACCTTTACCCTGGCGCTGCCACTGGGCCAACAGAGTCAGGCCGACGACGACGTGGAACTGCTGTTCTAG
- a CDS encoding sensor histidine kinase, translated as MSKAVKTAVGHIGADQPTLPAARRLPSSLRTQITAVIALMAFLPNLVITVVASPSLPILPLAVWMGLVALLSGMIAWLLSGLLLRPLIRLRAEVEQADFGAPWPDDPTEIVALRGAFSGLLGRLGTEQARRNAFMATLVHDLKTPLIATGHLVHSLTHFDLSADEKAEISDHLLTENRRLLSLVSQMADAHRFERDDVRLDPQATDLRSLLVRVAGRLEQAAAERYLRLMVVGAGQAVVDAAVLERAVTNLTDNALRYAHSEVVLAVVPQGLEVRDDGPGLEGDLDELAQPFNSQPALIAGQHYTAGTAGLGLFIARRIAEAHGGGLYYFRDPPQPPERPSARSVFLLHLSEVEMESLSPPSASAPERSPS; from the coding sequence ATGAGCAAAGCGGTGAAAACGGCGGTAGGCCATATCGGAGCGGATCAACCTACGCTGCCAGCAGCCCGGCGACTCCCTTCTAGCCTGCGGACGCAGATCACCGCTGTCATTGCGTTGATGGCCTTTTTGCCCAATCTGGTGATTACGGTGGTGGCGAGCCCCAGCCTGCCCATTTTGCCGTTGGCCGTCTGGATGGGATTGGTGGCACTGCTGTCAGGGATGATTGCCTGGCTCCTGAGTGGTCTGCTGCTGCGTCCCCTGATCCGCCTGCGCGCTGAGGTGGAACAGGCCGACTTCGGCGCTCCCTGGCCGGACGATCCCACCGAAATCGTGGCATTGCGCGGTGCTTTTTCCGGTCTGCTGGGCCGTCTGGGAACGGAACAGGCCCGCCGCAACGCTTTTATGGCAACCCTGGTGCATGATCTCAAGACCCCACTGATCGCGACCGGCCATCTGGTTCACTCCCTGACTCATTTCGATCTGAGTGCAGACGAAAAGGCCGAAATCAGCGACCATCTCCTGACCGAAAACCGCCGCTTGTTGTCCCTGGTCAGTCAGATGGCGGATGCCCACCGCTTTGAACGTGACGATGTCCGCCTGGACCCCCAGGCCACCGATCTGCGCTCGTTGCTGGTGCGGGTAGCGGGGCGCCTGGAGCAGGCCGCAGCCGAACGTTACCTGAGACTGATGGTGGTGGGGGCAGGGCAAGCGGTGGTAGATGCCGCAGTGCTGGAGCGAGCCGTGACCAACCTCACCGACAATGCCCTGCGTTACGCCCACTCGGAAGTGGTCCTGGCGGTGGTCCCGCAGGGCCTGGAAGTCCGCGACGACGGCCCAGGACTAGAGGGCGATCTGGACGAACTGGCTCAGCCGTTCAACAGTCAGCCGGCGCTGATTGCTGGGCAGCATTACACCGCCGGAACTGCTGGGTTAGGGCTGTTTATCGCCCGCCGCATTGCCGAGGCCCATGGTGGCGGCCTGTATTACTTCCGCGACCCGCCGCAGCCGCCGGAGCGTCCCAGCGCCCGCAGTGTGTTTTTACTGCACTTATCCGAAGTTGAAATGGAAAGCCTCAGTCCGCCCTCCGCTTCCGCCCCCGAAAGGAGCCCATCATGA
- the trmFO gene encoding methylenetetrahydrofolate--tRNA-(uracil(54)-C(5))-methyltransferase (FADH(2)-oxidizing) TrmFO, with protein sequence MTMSELAQITVIGAGLAGAEAALSAASQGVRVRLYEMRPHKMTPAHRTGQFAELVCSTSLGGEGEMQSKGMLQAEMRSVGAGIVGSADHSRVPAGNALAVDREAFSAEVTRRVRECPLIEVVEEELTAVPDGICVIASGPLTSDALAQDLMRLTGSERLSFYDAAAPVIDAASIDLDTAWRAGRYEQSADYINCPFTKEEYQTFIAALEQARSHTPHDWEKLEFFEGCMPIEEIARRGPDTPRFGPMSPKGLDNPRTGRWPYAVAQLRQEDAEGRMWSLVGFQTGLKWGDQKELVQLIPGLQNAEIVRYGVMHRNTYLNAPEVLNATMQLKADPQKFVAGVLAGTEGYLESSATGWLAGLNAARLAQGKDPVAPPPTTMLGGLVHYLASANPKGFQPMNVNWALVPDPPLPEGKRKWGKREKRPLMFRQGMSDWQDWAGEIGLTISPHVLAQPREAETTAPAN encoded by the coding sequence ATGACGATGTCTGAACTTGCTCAAATCACCGTGATCGGCGCAGGCCTGGCTGGAGCCGAAGCGGCCCTGAGCGCGGCCAGCCAGGGCGTACGGGTGCGCCTGTATGAAATGCGCCCTCACAAGATGACCCCAGCCCACCGCACTGGGCAGTTTGCCGAGCTGGTCTGCTCAACCAGTCTGGGCGGCGAGGGCGAGATGCAGTCTAAGGGAATGCTTCAAGCTGAAATGCGCTCAGTCGGGGCTGGCATCGTGGGCAGCGCCGACCACAGCCGTGTGCCCGCAGGGAACGCACTGGCCGTGGACCGTGAAGCCTTCAGCGCCGAAGTCACGCGGCGCGTGCGGGAATGCCCCCTGATTGAAGTGGTGGAAGAAGAACTGACCGCCGTGCCAGATGGTATCTGCGTGATTGCCTCCGGCCCGCTGACCTCCGATGCGCTGGCGCAGGACCTGATGCGCCTGACCGGCAGTGAACGCCTGAGCTTTTACGACGCCGCCGCACCAGTGATTGACGCTGCCAGCATTGACCTGGATACAGCCTGGCGGGCCGGGCGCTACGAACAGAGCGCAGATTACATCAACTGCCCTTTCACCAAGGAGGAATACCAGACCTTCATCGCTGCACTGGAGCAAGCCCGCAGCCATACGCCCCACGACTGGGAAAAGTTGGAGTTCTTCGAGGGCTGCATGCCGATTGAAGAAATTGCCCGCCGTGGTCCCGATACCCCGCGCTTTGGGCCGATGTCGCCTAAGGGACTAGACAACCCACGCACTGGGCGCTGGCCCTACGCGGTGGCCCAGCTGCGCCAGGAAGACGCCGAGGGCCGGATGTGGTCGCTGGTCGGTTTTCAGACCGGCCTGAAATGGGGCGACCAAAAGGAACTGGTACAGCTGATTCCCGGCCTCCAAAATGCTGAAATTGTCCGCTACGGCGTGATGCACCGCAATACTTATCTGAATGCCCCGGAGGTCTTGAATGCCACCATGCAGCTGAAAGCAGATCCGCAGAAGTTTGTGGCTGGCGTGCTGGCTGGGACGGAGGGCTACCTGGAATCGTCGGCGACCGGCTGGCTGGCCGGACTGAACGCAGCGCGGCTGGCGCAGGGCAAAGACCCGGTGGCACCACCACCCACCACCATGCTGGGTGGTCTGGTGCATTACCTCGCCAGTGCCAACCCCAAAGGTTTCCAGCCGATGAATGTGAATTGGGCTTTGGTTCCTGATCCGCCCTTGCCTGAAGGAAAACGCAAATGGGGCAAGCGGGAAAAACGCCCACTGATGTTCCGACAGGGCATGAGCGACTGGCAAGACTGGGCAGGCGAAATTGGCCTCACCATTTCACCCCATGTGCTGGCCCAACCTAGAGAAGCCGAAACCACAGCTCCAGCAAACTGA
- a CDS encoding AIM24 family protein, translating to MTEKEYGRPQGHPAGKQSTAADAQASTSLHDFLQQTAERDNPGDVFELESPKMLEANVSGRIWSKLGAMVAYKGQLTFQREGLLDGGMLKAFKRAVSSEMTPLVAIEGNGICYLADRGKQVTVLRLEGDTLNVNGNDLLAFEDSVTYDITMHRRMAGWASGGLFSVRLSGRGLVAVLSHGKPLTLPVRPGEPIITDPNATVAWSEGLSPELKMDLSLRTLLGRGGGETFQMVFEGSGFVVVQPYEETPILVSGG from the coding sequence ATGACCGAAAAAGAATATGGCCGCCCGCAGGGTCATCCTGCCGGAAAGCAGTCCACGGCCGCCGATGCTCAGGCCAGCACCAGCTTGCATGATTTCCTGCAGCAGACAGCAGAGCGCGACAACCCCGGCGACGTCTTTGAGCTGGAGTCGCCCAAGATGCTGGAGGCCAACGTCAGTGGCCGGATCTGGAGCAAGCTGGGCGCGATGGTGGCCTACAAGGGCCAACTGACCTTTCAGCGCGAGGGCCTGTTAGACGGCGGCATGCTGAAGGCCTTCAAGCGGGCCGTCTCCAGTGAAATGACGCCGCTGGTCGCCATTGAGGGCAACGGCATCTGTTACCTGGCAGACCGGGGCAAGCAAGTGACTGTTCTGCGGTTAGAAGGCGACACCCTGAACGTCAACGGCAATGACCTGCTGGCCTTTGAGGACAGTGTGACCTATGACATCACCATGCACCGCCGCATGGCGGGCTGGGCCAGTGGAGGTTTATTCAGTGTGCGCCTGAGCGGACGTGGGCTGGTGGCGGTCCTGAGTCACGGTAAGCCGCTGACACTGCCGGTCCGCCCCGGTGAGCCGATAATCACGGACCCTAACGCCACCGTGGCCTGGAGCGAAGGGCTGAGTCCCGAGCTGAAAATGGATCTGTCACTGCGAACCCTGCTGGGCCGGGGTGGGGGCGAAACCTTCCAGATGGTGTTTGAAGGCAGCGGATTCGTGGTGGTGCAGCCTTACGAAGAGACACCGATCCTGGTCAGCGGAGGCTAA
- the trxB gene encoding thioredoxin-disulfide reductase, which translates to MSEQAQMYDVIIVGGGPAGLTAAIYTGRGELSTLVLERGLPGGQISQTEEVENYPGFPEAISGMELSQRMVQQAEKFGAVIEMDEVLSIDHTTEAVQYPFTVQGHAGNYQAKSVILTTGAEPRRLGVPGEEKFWGKGVSTCATCDGFFYRGKKVVVVGGGDAAVEEGLFLTKFADEVTLIHRREELRANKSAQARVFANEKMKFIWNTTVEEILGNEQVSGVRLKDVNTGEERVMETDGVFIFIGHIPNTGFVKDTVKLRDDGYVDVREDIYTSVPMLFAAGDVSDWVYRQLATSVGTGTRAAMSAERALAELEAAFTGEGSQAAQAHAAVAND; encoded by the coding sequence ATGAGTGAACAAGCCCAGATGTACGACGTGATTATCGTGGGGGGCGGCCCTGCGGGTCTGACAGCCGCCATCTACACCGGGCGCGGCGAACTGTCCACCTTGGTGCTGGAACGCGGCCTGCCGGGCGGCCAGATTTCGCAGACGGAAGAAGTGGAGAACTACCCCGGCTTTCCCGAAGCGATCAGCGGCATGGAGCTGAGCCAGCGAATGGTGCAGCAGGCCGAGAAATTCGGCGCCGTGATTGAGATGGATGAAGTCCTGAGCATTGATCACACCACTGAAGCGGTGCAATATCCCTTCACCGTGCAGGGTCACGCCGGGAACTACCAGGCCAAGTCAGTGATCCTGACCACCGGGGCCGAGCCGCGCCGCTTAGGCGTTCCCGGCGAGGAGAAGTTCTGGGGCAAGGGCGTCAGCACCTGCGCGACCTGCGACGGCTTTTTCTACCGGGGCAAAAAAGTCGTGGTGGTGGGTGGTGGCGACGCCGCCGTGGAAGAGGGCCTGTTCCTGACCAAGTTTGCTGATGAAGTCACCCTGATTCACCGCCGTGAAGAGCTGCGGGCCAACAAGTCGGCGCAGGCCCGTGTGTTCGCCAACGAGAAGATGAAATTCATCTGGAACACCACCGTGGAAGAGATCTTGGGGAATGAGCAGGTAAGCGGCGTGCGGCTGAAGGACGTGAACACCGGCGAGGAGCGCGTGATGGAGACTGATGGCGTGTTCATCTTTATCGGCCACATTCCCAACACTGGATTCGTCAAGGACACCGTAAAGTTGCGCGATGACGGCTACGTGGATGTCCGCGAAGACATCTACACCAGCGTGCCGATGCTGTTTGCGGCGGGCGACGTCAGCGACTGGGTGTACCGCCAGCTGGCCACCAGCGTCGGCACTGGCACCCGCGCCGCCATGAGCGCCGAACGTGCCCTGGCAGAGCTGGAAGCGGCGTTTACTGGCGAAGGCTCACAGGCCGCGCAGGCCCACGCCGCCGTCGCCAACGACTGA
- a CDS encoding SDR family oxidoreductase, translating into MTPRPLTLITGATGGIGRAIAAALAPEHDLILQGRDIATLQKLQSELQNDVLVTRIHLLSLDLTQPETFAEATADLRPTHLIHNAGVAELGGANEQGHAVWTRTLAVNVVAPAELTRLLLPAVRAGRGTVVFINSGAGLRAGAGWGSYAASKHALKALADALRQEEAEAGSGVRVSSLYPGRTASEMQRRIREHEGQPYDPASFIQPETVADVVRYVLSAPRDVSLEDVAVRPGPN; encoded by the coding sequence ATGACCCCACGCCCCCTGACCCTTATCACCGGCGCTACCGGCGGCATTGGCCGCGCCATCGCTGCCGCCCTCGCCCCGGAGCATGACCTGATCTTGCAGGGCCGTGACATTGCCACCCTCCAAAAGTTACAAAGCGAATTACAGAATGACGTTCTGGTAACGAGGATTCACCTGCTTTCGCTGGACCTGACGCAGCCGGAAACTTTCGCTGAAGCCACCGCTGACCTGCGCCCCACCCATCTGATCCATAACGCGGGAGTGGCTGAACTGGGCGGGGCCAATGAACAAGGCCACGCCGTTTGGACCCGGACCCTGGCGGTCAACGTAGTCGCGCCCGCCGAGCTGACCCGCTTGCTGCTTCCAGCGGTGCGGGCGGGGCGGGGCACAGTGGTGTTTATCAATTCTGGTGCGGGCCTGCGGGCAGGAGCGGGCTGGGGCAGCTACGCGGCCAGCAAGCACGCGCTCAAAGCCCTGGCCGATGCGCTGCGCCAGGAAGAAGCTGAGGCGGGCAGTGGGGTCCGGGTCAGCAGCCTTTATCCGGGTCGCACCGCCAGTGAAATGCAGCGCCGCATCCGCGAGCATGAGGGCCAGCCCTACGATCCGGCCAGCTTTATCCAGCCGGAGACGGTGGCCGATGTGGTGCGCTATGTGCTGTCAGCGCCGCGTGACGTTTCCCTGGAAGATGTGGCCGTGCGCCCCGGCCCCAACTGA
- a CDS encoding NUDIX domain-containing protein, translating into MSDFSQQATSGSAHTSDPPVQPGAGGVVLNRRGEVLLVRYRSGGWTFPKGHLEAGETPLQTALREVHEETGVQAAEVGWLPATRYTNDRGQRREIDWFVLEALAGKVQLEDTFIDGGFYPIEQARQLLSYPEDVQLLWQAEFAWAARQARSNVYTLEDRQPVIHPSAYIAPGAAVIGTVSLAEQSSVWFGAVLRGDIEPVVVGARSNVQDAAVLHTERGHPCVLEEDVTVGHGAVVHGAHCGAGSLIGMGATLLSGSRLGRGAVLGAGALLRGGDEVPDGMVAVGVPARVIGPAQPFENAERYVRNAEWYARELLPHTQS; encoded by the coding sequence ATGAGCGACTTTTCCCAGCAGGCCACGAGCGGTTCCGCCCACACGAGTGATCCCCCGGTGCAGCCTGGGGCGGGCGGTGTGGTGCTGAATCGGCGCGGTGAAGTGCTGCTGGTGCGGTATCGCAGCGGCGGTTGGACCTTTCCCAAAGGCCACCTGGAAGCCGGCGAGACACCGCTGCAAACAGCCCTCCGTGAGGTTCACGAGGAAACGGGTGTTCAGGCAGCAGAAGTCGGCTGGCTCCCCGCGACCCGCTACACCAATGACCGGGGCCAGCGCCGCGAAATAGACTGGTTCGTTCTGGAAGCTCTGGCAGGCAAAGTGCAGCTGGAGGACACCTTTATTGATGGCGGCTTTTATCCCATAGAACAAGCGAGGCAATTGCTGTCCTATCCGGAAGATGTGCAGCTGCTCTGGCAGGCCGAATTCGCCTGGGCAGCCAGACAGGCCCGCAGCAATGTATACACCCTGGAAGACCGTCAGCCGGTCATTCACCCCAGCGCTTACATTGCACCGGGGGCCGCCGTGATCGGCACAGTGTCGCTGGCCGAGCAGAGTTCGGTCTGGTTTGGGGCGGTGCTGCGCGGCGACATTGAACCTGTGGTCGTGGGGGCACGGTCCAATGTGCAGGACGCGGCGGTACTTCATACCGAGCGGGGGCACCCGTGTGTGCTGGAAGAAGACGTGACGGTCGGACACGGCGCAGTGGTCCACGGAGCACACTGTGGAGCAGGATCGCTGATTGGCATGGGCGCCACCCTCTTGAGCGGGTCACGTCTGGGACGGGGTGCAGTGCTGGGGGCTGGGGCGCTGCTGCGCGGCGGAGATGAGGTCCCGGATGGCATGGTCGCGGTGGGCGTCCCGGCAAGGGTCATCGGCCCGGCACAGCCGTTTGAGAACGCTGAGCGCTATGTGCGCAACGCCGAGTGGTACGCCCGTGAACTGCTGCCACATACCCAGAGCTAG
- the glgP gene encoding alpha-glucan family phosphorylase — protein sequence MNILGKITVLPRLPEAIGRLSELAYNLYWSWEPRACSLYRELDPEAWETYGHNPVRTLLEASSERMEAAAADPEFVQRYQEVMAEFDAYMRRTDTWAAQHAADLKSVAYFSMEYGLHESLPIYSGSLGVLAGDHCKSASDLGLPFTPVGLLFHQGYFRQTFNRDGWQEEKYDELDVTTLPIRPIRQNGDDELRISLDIGGRDVMARIWQLVIGRIRMLLLDTNLAENHPDDRLLTSRLYGGDQEMRLKQYMLLGIGGVRALRAAGVSAEVWHMNEGHAGLLNLERIRERVEQGMDFRAATELTAGCTLFTTHTPVPAGNDAFSWELMDRYLGGWPERLRTSRDQLYSLARSGSLEDHGPAFNMTVFALRMSRMANGVSKLHGQVSREMWQGLYPGLYAEEVPIGHVTNGAHNLSFTSQRMRDLLGTVMPKDWTQRVHERELWNNAEKLTDAQLAEVQREMKGEMIDFVREHQREMLLRNGAGAAELSHTETLLSPDVLTVGFARRFATYKRATLLLRDRDRLSRIVNHPERPVQFVFAGKAHPADNPGKAMIQEIYRVSQLPEFRGKIVILENYDMHVARRLVQGVDVWMNNPRRPLEASGTSGMKASFNGSPNFSVLDGWWVEGHDDGNANGWPIGEEREYADQSVQDDADAFSLYQTLEQTIVPLYYGHNEKGDAAGWAKVVRDAIESVSAQFSMQRQVIDYVQCYYRPLSQRRDLLTEGGGVRARQIAEWKAWTEKQWPQVCITASHHLPATAEPGEDIEVTAQVDPARIAQAELRAEVVLKRGHRIERFPMVQREDGQYAARVSLDRSGMYEVGVRLYPYIEGLSNDFELGLIKWA from the coding sequence ATGAATATTCTCGGCAAAATTACGGTCCTGCCCCGGCTCCCCGAAGCCATCGGGCGACTGTCGGAACTGGCTTATAACCTGTACTGGAGCTGGGAACCCCGCGCCTGTAGCCTCTACCGTGAGCTGGACCCGGAAGCCTGGGAAACTTACGGTCACAACCCGGTCCGCACTCTGCTGGAAGCCAGCAGCGAACGCATGGAAGCCGCCGCCGCCGATCCGGAGTTTGTGCAGCGTTATCAGGAAGTTATGGCCGAGTTCGATGCCTATATGCGCCGGACAGACACTTGGGCTGCGCAGCACGCCGCCGACCTCAAGTCAGTTGCGTATTTCAGCATGGAATATGGCCTGCACGAGTCACTGCCGATCTACTCCGGGAGCCTAGGCGTACTGGCGGGCGACCACTGCAAGAGTGCTTCGGACCTGGGTCTGCCGTTTACCCCGGTAGGCCTGCTGTTTCACCAGGGGTATTTCCGCCAGACGTTTAACCGCGACGGCTGGCAAGAGGAGAAGTACGACGAGCTGGACGTGACCACCCTGCCGATTCGTCCCATTCGGCAAAACGGGGATGACGAACTGAGGATTTCTCTGGATATCGGTGGACGGGACGTGATGGCCCGCATCTGGCAACTGGTGATTGGCCGCATTCGGATGTTGCTGCTTGATACCAATTTGGCCGAAAACCACCCGGATGACCGCCTGCTTACCTCACGCCTGTACGGCGGCGATCAAGAAATGCGTCTCAAGCAGTACATGCTGCTCGGCATCGGCGGAGTGCGGGCGCTGCGTGCCGCGGGAGTTTCTGCCGAGGTCTGGCATATGAACGAGGGTCATGCAGGCCTGCTGAACCTGGAGCGCATCCGCGAGCGGGTAGAGCAGGGCATGGACTTCCGCGCCGCCACTGAACTGACGGCGGGCTGCACGCTGTTTACCACCCACACACCCGTCCCAGCCGGCAATGACGCTTTCAGCTGGGAGCTGATGGACCGCTACCTGGGCGGCTGGCCCGAGCGGCTGCGAACCAGCCGGGACCAGCTGTACTCGCTGGCCCGGAGTGGGTCGCTGGAGGACCACGGCCCGGCCTTCAACATGACGGTCTTCGCTCTAAGGATGAGCCGCATGGCCAACGGTGTTTCCAAGTTGCACGGTCAGGTCAGCCGCGAGATGTGGCAGGGCCTTTATCCCGGTCTCTACGCCGAGGAAGTGCCGATTGGGCACGTGACCAATGGAGCGCACAACCTCAGCTTTACCAGCCAGCGGATGCGCGACCTGCTGGGCACCGTGATGCCCAAAGACTGGACCCAGCGTGTGCACGAACGGGAGTTGTGGAACAACGCCGAAAAACTGACCGACGCCCAGCTGGCCGAAGTCCAGCGCGAGATGAAGGGTGAAATGATCGACTTCGTGCGTGAGCATCAGCGGGAAATGCTGCTGCGCAACGGTGCCGGGGCCGCCGAGCTGAGCCACACCGAAACATTGCTCAGCCCCGATGTGCTGACCGTGGGCTTCGCGCGGCGTTTTGCCACCTACAAGCGGGCTACGCTGCTCCTGCGTGACCGTGACCGCCTGAGCCGGATCGTCAATCATCCGGAGCGCCCGGTACAGTTCGTCTTTGCTGGCAAGGCCCACCCCGCCGACAACCCCGGCAAGGCCATGATTCAGGAGATTTACCGCGTCTCACAGCTGCCGGAGTTCCGGGGCAAGATCGTGATTCTGGAGAACTACGACATGCATGTGGCCCGCCGTCTGGTGCAGGGAGTAGACGTCTGGATGAACAACCCGCGCCGCCCGCTGGAAGCTTCCGGGACCAGTGGCATGAAGGCGTCATTTAACGGCAGCCCGAATTTCAGCGTGCTGGACGGCTGGTGGGTCGAAGGTCATGATGACGGTAATGCCAACGGCTGGCCCATCGGCGAGGAGCGCGAGTACGCTGATCAGTCGGTGCAGGATGACGCCGACGCCTTCAGCCTGTATCAGACGCTAGAGCAGACCATTGTGCCGCTTTACTACGGCCACAACGAGAAGGGCGACGCCGCAGGCTGGGCCAAGGTGGTGCGTGATGCCATTGAGTCAGTCAGTGCTCAGTTCTCCATGCAGCGGCAGGTCATTGATTACGTGCAGTGCTATTACCGCCCGCTCAGCCAGCGCCGTGACCTGCTGACCGAAGGCGGTGGCGTACGCGCCCGTCAGATTGCCGAATGGAAAGCCTGGACTGAGAAACAGTGGCCGCAGGTCTGCATTACGGCCAGCCATCATCTGCCCGCCACTGCCGAACCCGGTGAGGATATTGAGGTCACGGCCCAGGTGGACCCGGCCCGGATTGCCCAAGCGGAGTTGCGTGCCGAGGTGGTTCTCAAGCGTGGCCACCGCATTGAGCGCTTTCCGATGGTGCAGCGTGAGGATGGGCAGTACGCTGCCCGCGTGTCGCTGGACCGCAGTGGCATGTACGAGGTGGGCGTGCGCCTTTACCCCTACATTGAAGGCCTCAGCAACGACTTTGAGCTGGGATTGATCAAGTGGGCCTGA
- a CDS encoding cold-shock protein, with product MPQGRVKWFSVEKGYGFIEHPGNPDVFVHYSAISSNGFRKLNEGDEVEFEVGDGQGDRGPQAKNVVVTNAAPAPAGRSERW from the coding sequence ATGCCTCAAGGACGAGTAAAGTGGTTCAGCGTTGAAAAAGGTTATGGCTTTATTGAGCACCCCGGAAACCCCGACGTGTTCGTGCACTACAGCGCGATCAGCAGCAACGGTTTTCGCAAGCTGAACGAAGGCGACGAAGTCGAATTCGAAGTAGGCGACGGTCAAGGCGACCGTGGTCCCCAGGCCAAGAACGTTGTCGTGACCAATGCGGCTCCTGCTCCGGCAGGCCGCAGCGAGCGCTGGTAA